A single Heterodontus francisci isolate sHetFra1 chromosome 32, sHetFra1.hap1, whole genome shotgun sequence DNA region contains:
- the mrpl41 gene encoding large ribosomal subunit protein mL41 — translation MGILSNLARGLVRGADRTAELTSKRGPRSFYRSRGAKPAGFITSSGKFIKIRKMVPEFVVPNLEGFKLKPYVSYKAPRGTEQPLTAKKLFTETVAPQIEKDFQEGNFDLNNLEKYGFEPTQEGKLFQLFPKNYVR, via the coding sequence ATGGGAATACTATCAAATCTGGCTCGGGGTTTGGTGCGTGGAGCTGATCGGACAGCAGAACTCACAAGCAAACGTGGACCCCGCAGTTTCTATAGATCCCGGGGGGCCAAACCAGCAGGGTTTATTACTTCCAGCGGCAAGTTTATAAAGATCAGGAAAATGGTACCTGAGTTTGTAGTCCCCAATTTAGAAGGTTTTAAACTGAAACCGTATGTGTCTTATAAAGCACCAAGAGGAACAGAGCAACCCCTGACAGCCAAGAAACTCTTCACAGAAACTGTTGCTCCACAAATAGAAAAGGACTTTCAGGAAGGGAACTTCGACTTGAACAACCTAGAAAAATATGGCTTTGAACCGACGCAAGAGGGCAAGCTCTTCCAACTGTTTCCAAAAAATTATGTGCGGTAA